A DNA window from Macadamia integrifolia cultivar HAES 741 chromosome 4, SCU_Mint_v3, whole genome shotgun sequence contains the following coding sequences:
- the LOC122076228 gene encoding MADS-box transcription factor 25-like isoform X2, whose product MGKRKIPIEKIDDKKKVNVTFSKRRKGLFGKALNTSGLCNAKIAMVVFSPAGNPYTFVTPTSSVDDVIDQYLNNIPFKEITEVEWEGKKDREQLNQCSCEGKKVGFWGDLVDVDKYRSLEELQILRSSLESLRESVCQKLDNAHAEQLLGVEDENRDVAASDFLTGLSSCPLYSTDESKDDAASDFVTDLSSCLLSSADEDAGTVFATVDDESCVDWIVSDDSEGLFDHIFYDNSDSATISDFISDKATYPMSGADEDDWIAADDSEAFFDHLFDDNSAGATNSAFISGKTAYPMSDADEDDCIVADDSADFFDHLFDDNSAGAITFDFIGDKATYPMSGVDGDAIKGLSTNDDKSYGNETVQDNSSYFFEKILSFWS is encoded by the coding sequence ATGGGTAAGAGGAAAATTCCGATTGAAAAGATTGATGACAAGAAAAAGGTGAATGTGACCTTTTCAAAGAGGCGTAAGGGTCTTTTTGGCAAAGCTTTGAACACCAGTGGCCTTTGCAATGCCAAGATTGCCATGGTTGTCTTCTCCCCTGCAGGAAACCCTTACACTTTCGTCACCCCGACCTCCTCTGTTGATGATGTTATTGATCAATACCTCAATAACATacccttcaaagaaatcacgGAGGTTgaatgggaaggaaaaaaggacAGGGAACAGTTGAATCAATGTTCCTGTGAGGGAAAGAAGGTGGGTTTCTGGGGGGATTTGGTTGATGTTGATAAATACAGATCTTTGGAGGAGTTGCAGATTTTGAGAAGCTCTTTGGAGAGTCTGAGGGAAAGTGTATGCCAGAAGTTGGATAATGCTCATGCTGAACAGTTGCTAGGAGTTGAGGATGAGAATAGGGATGTTGCAGCCTCTGATTTTCTTACTGGCTTGTCATCTTGTCCTTTGTATTCTACTGATGAGAGCAAGGATGATGCAGCCTCTGATTTTGTTACTGACCTATCATCTTGTCTTTTGTCTTCTGCTGATGAGGATGCTGGTACTGTTTTTGCCACTGTTGATGATGAAAGCTGTGTTGACTGGATAGTTTCAGATGACAGTGAGGGTCTCtttgatcatattttttatgataataGTGATAGTGCCACAATTTCTGACTTCATCAGTGATAAAGCTACTTATCCTATGTCTGGTGCTGATGAAGATGATTGGATAGCTGCGGATGACAGTGAAGCTTTCTTTGATCATCTTTTTGATGATAATAGTGCTGGTGCCACAAATTCTGCCTTCATCAGTGGTAAAACTGCTTATCCTATGTCTGATGCTGATGAAGATGATTGTATAGTTGCAGATGACAGTGCAGATTTCTTTGATCATCTTTTTGATGATAATAGTGCTGGTGCCATAACTTTTGACTTCATCGGTGATAAAGCTACTTATCCTATGTCTGGTGTTGATGGAGATGCTATCAAGGGTCTTTCCACGAATGATGATAAAAGCTACGGCAATGAGACAGTTCAAGACAATAGTTCTTAtttctttgagaagattttgtCCTTTTGGTCCTAG
- the LOC122076228 gene encoding MADS-box transcription factor 25-like isoform X1, translating into MAAIAMGKRKIPIEKIDDKKKVNVTFSKRRKGLFGKALNTSGLCNAKIAMVVFSPAGNPYTFVTPTSSVDDVIDQYLNNIPFKEITEVEWEGKKDREQLNQCSCEGKKVGFWGDLVDVDKYRSLEELQILRSSLESLRESVCQKLDNAHAEQLLGVEDENRDVAASDFLTGLSSCPLYSTDESKDDAASDFVTDLSSCLLSSADEDAGTVFATVDDESCVDWIVSDDSEGLFDHIFYDNSDSATISDFISDKATYPMSGADEDDWIAADDSEAFFDHLFDDNSAGATNSAFISGKTAYPMSDADEDDCIVADDSADFFDHLFDDNSAGAITFDFIGDKATYPMSGVDGDAIKGLSTNDDKSYGNETVQDNSSYFFEKILSFWS; encoded by the exons A TGGCTGCTATTGCAATGGGTAAGAGGAAAATTCCGATTGAAAAGATTGATGACAAGAAAAAGGTGAATGTGACCTTTTCAAAGAGGCGTAAGGGTCTTTTTGGCAAAGCTTTGAACACCAGTGGCCTTTGCAATGCCAAGATTGCCATGGTTGTCTTCTCCCCTGCAGGAAACCCTTACACTTTCGTCACCCCGACCTCCTCTGTTGATGATGTTATTGATCAATACCTCAATAACATacccttcaaagaaatcacgGAGGTTgaatgggaaggaaaaaaggacAGGGAACAGTTGAATCAATGTTCCTGTGAGGGAAAGAAGGTGGGTTTCTGGGGGGATTTGGTTGATGTTGATAAATACAGATCTTTGGAGGAGTTGCAGATTTTGAGAAGCTCTTTGGAGAGTCTGAGGGAAAGTGTATGCCAGAAGTTGGATAATGCTCATGCTGAACAGTTGCTAGGAGTTGAGGATGAGAATAGGGATGTTGCAGCCTCTGATTTTCTTACTGGCTTGTCATCTTGTCCTTTGTATTCTACTGATGAGAGCAAGGATGATGCAGCCTCTGATTTTGTTACTGACCTATCATCTTGTCTTTTGTCTTCTGCTGATGAGGATGCTGGTACTGTTTTTGCCACTGTTGATGATGAAAGCTGTGTTGACTGGATAGTTTCAGATGACAGTGAGGGTCTCtttgatcatattttttatgataataGTGATAGTGCCACAATTTCTGACTTCATCAGTGATAAAGCTACTTATCCTATGTCTGGTGCTGATGAAGATGATTGGATAGCTGCGGATGACAGTGAAGCTTTCTTTGATCATCTTTTTGATGATAATAGTGCTGGTGCCACAAATTCTGCCTTCATCAGTGGTAAAACTGCTTATCCTATGTCTGATGCTGATGAAGATGATTGTATAGTTGCAGATGACAGTGCAGATTTCTTTGATCATCTTTTTGATGATAATAGTGCTGGTGCCATAACTTTTGACTTCATCGGTGATAAAGCTACTTATCCTATGTCTGGTGTTGATGGAGATGCTATCAAGGGTCTTTCCACGAATGATGATAAAAGCTACGGCAATGAGACAGTTCAAGACAATAGTTCTTAtttctttgagaagattttgtCCTTTTGGTCCTAG